The region GCCCTGGAACACAGCCAACTCAAGGAAGAAAACAGAATCCTCAAAAAACAGCTTAGGGACAAATATCATTTCGAAAATATCGTGGGCAACAGCGATGAGATGGCATCGGTTTTCGACATGATCGAGAAGGTTTCGGAGAGCGATTCCAACGTACTGGTTACAGGTGAAAGCGGCACTGGCAAGGAGCTGGTGGCCAGAGCCATCCACTATAATAGCCCTAGGAAGGACAAGCCGCTGATAATAGTGAATTGCGGAGCCATTCCGGAGGAACTCTTGGAGAGCGAACTCTTCGGACACATAAGAGGCTCCTTCACCGGAGCGGTGGCTACCAGGATGGGAAAGTTCGACGCCGCAAATGGCGGCACGATATTTCTGGATGAAATAGGGGACATGACTCTGAAGCTGCAGGTGAAAATTCTCAGGGTCTTGCAGGAACAGCGCTTCGATCCGGTGGGATCGACACAGACTCATCAGGTCGATGTCCGTATTATCGCAGCGACGAACAAAGACCTTGAGAAGTCCGTGAAAGAGGGAAAGTTCAGGGAGGATTTATACTACAGGCTCAACGTGATCCCGATTCACGTGCCTCCGCTCCGCGAACGTAAGGAAGATATACCGCTGCTGGTTCAGCATTTCGTAAACAAGAGCTGCAGCCTGTCCGGAAAGTGCGTAAGCGAAATTTCTCCAGAGGCGATGGGAGCCCTGGTCGAATACGACTGGCCCGGCAACGTGCGTGAGCTTGAAAATGTCGTGGAGAGGCTTGCCATCGTGAAGTCTCACGGACGGATCGAGCTCTCCGACCTTTCGCATAAGATAGTCGGATACAGCCCGGAAAATCGCGCTGTGCGTAAAAGTGGCGATTCGGAGCATAAAAACGAGTTCGATATTCCGGATGCAGGGCTTTCATTCAAGGACGCTGTCGAACAGTTTGAATCAAAGCTGATCGTCGGGGCTCTGAAAAGAACGGGCGGCAACAAGAACAAGGCCGCCGCGTTGTTGAAACTCAACAGGACCACGCTGGTCGAGAAAATAAAGAAGAAGAAGCTTGAAGTTGAACTCTGACTTCCTCCTACGGAGAATTTGAAAGATGCCGATGCACAGGATGAATCTCCTGATAGTGGATGACGATGACGCAATCGTCAAAATATTCGAGCGCATCTCACGCGATCGCAACTGGAGCTATGCGGTGGCAAGGAGCGGCGAGGAGGCCCTGGAGCGTCTGAGCTCTGGAATTTTTGAAGCGGCGGTGGTCGATATAAAGCTTCCGGGTTTCACCGGGCTTCAGTTTCTCGACTACGTAAAATCCAATCATCTGGGAACTGAGATAGTCATCATGACCGGGGTCGGGTCTGAAGAGATAGCCGTACAGGCTATGAAGAAGGGGGCTTACGATTACTTTACCAAGCCCTTCGACGACATCAACAGGGTCGTCATAGTCCTCGAGAAGGCGATGGAACGTTTTTCTTTCGTGAATAAGATAAGGTCTCTCGAGAGGAGGGGTGCTGATTCACCGTACTTCGAGGAGATGGTGGGCAAAAGTCGGAGTATGCACGAGATATTCGACATAATTAACAGCATAGCCCCGAGCGATTCCGCCGTCTTGATACAGGGCGAGAGCGGAACAGGGAAGGAGCTTGTCGCGCACGCGATCCATCTTCGTTCCAAGCGCAAGGATATGCCCTTTGTGGTGATAAATTGCGCTGCCATTCCGGGGCATCTTCTTGAAAGCGAACTCTTTGGCCATATCAAGGGTTCATTCACCGGAGCGATAGCCGACAAACCGGGACTACTGAAGACCGCTGAGGGCGGAACTGTTTTTCTCGATGAAATAGGGGAGATGCCCCCGTTGCTGCAGGTGAAACTCCTGAGGTTTCTGCAGGAGGGGGAAATACGGCCGGTAGGTTCCAACGATGTCGAGTACGTCGATGTCAGGCTCATAGTAGCCACCAATAGGGATTTGGGAAGGGCCGTGCGCGAAGGGGGCTTCAGAGAGGATCTCTATTACAGAATCAATGTGATAGGAATACACATGCCGCCGCTTCGTGACAGGCGGGATGACATCCCTCTGCTCGCTTATCATTTTCTCGACAAGTATGCCAAGCGCATGAAAAAGACGGTCAAGAGGATCTCTATAGACGCGCTTCACGCTCTGCAGTCGTATTCCTGGGTGGGCAACGTAAGGGAGCTCGAAAACGTCATCGAACGCGCCGTCGTCCTCGCGACCGACGAATCTATAACTACCCAGGATCTTCCCCCTAAGATCCTCGGCGAGGCATTCTATGCGCAGAATGATTTCGGCACATCTTCGGACCTCTATCAGTTGGCTTACAAGGAGGCGAAGAACAAGGCCCTGGAATCCTTCAACAGGGGGTACATAGCCTCGGTGCTGAAGAGGGCCGGCGGCAATATATCCTTCGCTGCGGACAAGGCAAAGATGGACAGATCCAATTTCAAGAAGCTGATAAAAAAATATTCCATACTCGTGGAAGAGTACAAAGAAGAGTTTAACAAGGAATGATATCGGAGGGGTTCAAGATGGATAAGTGCAGGGTGATGGTCATTCACGATGAGAGAAAGCTCTCTCCGGCTATCGAAAAGCTCTTTCGTGACACAAATTGGCGGACCGTTATGATCCCCACGCGAAAGACGGATTGGCAGGGGCAGGTCGACAGCGTGGATTGCGCTGTAATAGTATTTGAAAATCCGGATTCAAGCGGCGCCGCCAAGCTGGTCAAGGGGATCGTCGAACTCAACGACAATCTTCCGGTGGTGGTCCTCACCCGTTCCAAATCTCCGGAGAGCGCGGTCGGAGCGATGAAGGCCGGGGCCTACGATTATCTCTTCTACCCGGGCGACGTGGACAAGCTGCAAAACGTCGTTCAAAACGCCGTGAGGATGTATGACCTGACCAAGAGGGTCTATTTTCTTGAGAGCCAGTTCGGTATTGCGACCGGGCTTGGCGATATCATCGGGCAGAGTCCGCAGATGCAGGAAATATTCGGAATGATACGTATGGTTGCTAAGAGCAACGCTACGGTTCTCGTTACCGGAGCCAGCGGCACTGGCAAAGAGCTTGTCGCTCAGGCGATCCACAGGATGAGCGACCGCGGCGGAAAAAAGTTTCTGGATATCAATTGCGGTGCGATCCCAAGAGAACTTCTGGAAAACGAGCTCTTCGGTCACGAAAAG is a window of Myxococcales bacterium DNA encoding:
- a CDS encoding sigma-54-dependent Fis family transcriptional regulator; protein product: MPMHRMNLLIVDDDDAIVKIFERISRDRNWSYAVARSGEEALERLSSGIFEAAVVDIKLPGFTGLQFLDYVKSNHLGTEIVIMTGVGSEEIAVQAMKKGAYDYFTKPFDDINRVVIVLEKAMERFSFVNKIRSLERRGADSPYFEEMVGKSRSMHEIFDIINSIAPSDSAVLIQGESGTGKELVAHAIHLRSKRKDMPFVVINCAAIPGHLLESELFGHIKGSFTGAIADKPGLLKTAEGGTVFLDEIGEMPPLLQVKLLRFLQEGEIRPVGSNDVEYVDVRLIVATNRDLGRAVREGGFREDLYYRINVIGIHMPPLRDRRDDIPLLAYHFLDKYAKRMKKTVKRISIDALHALQSYSWVGNVRELENVIERAVVLATDESITTQDLPPKILGEAFYAQNDFGTSSDLYQLAYKEAKNKALESFNRGYIASVLKRAGGNISFAADKAKMDRSNFKKLIKKYSILVEEYKEEFNKE
- a CDS encoding sigma-54-dependent Fis family transcriptional regulator, with protein sequence MTRGKKMARILIVDDEVAIRKALERFLKGLKYEVVTAKDGEEGMKYAADQSFDLALVDLVMPKMDGVEFIREIKKVQPAIVPIVLTGFGTITSAVEAMKAGAYHYLTKPFELDDIASLIATALEHSQLKEENRILKKQLRDKYHFENIVGNSDEMASVFDMIEKVSESDSNVLVTGESGTGKELVARAIHYNSPRKDKPLIIVNCGAIPEELLESELFGHIRGSFTGAVATRMGKFDAANGGTIFLDEIGDMTLKLQVKILRVLQEQRFDPVGSTQTHQVDVRIIAATNKDLEKSVKEGKFREDLYYRLNVIPIHVPPLRERKEDIPLLVQHFVNKSCSLSGKCVSEISPEAMGALVEYDWPGNVRELENVVERLAIVKSHGRIELSDLSHKIVGYSPENRAVRKSGDSEHKNEFDIPDAGLSFKDAVEQFESKLIVGALKRTGGNKNKAAALLKLNRTTLVEKIKKKKLEVEL